Genomic segment of Pirellulales bacterium:
ATTTCTCCCAGAATTGGGCCACTCATCTGCTATGCTGTACGTCGCTTGGAACGTATAGCATCTGATTTTCAATCGAGTTTGCTGGTGATGAGCGATTTGCTACAAGCTGCGAAGGCGTCTGTCGCGCTGTATTTCCTTCCAGGAACCCTGTATTTCCTGCAAGGAAGACGGCTGCGATCAACCCGCGGTGGGCGCGCAGCCGCCGCTGCAGCGTTTGGTGTTCGCCGTAAGCAACGAACAAACAATTCGTCGACAATGTGCATTTTTGGACGTAAACTCGCAGACTTTTGTCGCCCAGTGGATGCGCGATTGCCCGAGAAATCTCGGCATCAACCGTGCTTCGCTTGCGACAAAATGCGGATGTTCTGTCACGAAAATTAAAATCCAAGAATCAACGGTCAATCACATTTTCATCCTCAATTTTTACTTCACTCATGGCTGCTCCCTTGAATCCGCCGGTTCGCATTTTGCTTGGCCCCGGGCCCAGCGACATTCATCCCCGCGTATTGGCGGCGATGTCCAAGCCCACGGTGGGGCATTTGGATCCGTACTATTTGGAACTGATGAACGGCATGCAGCAGATGCTCCGCGAGTTGTTTCGCACCAAAAACGAAATGACCATGGCCATTAGCGGCACGGGTTCTGCCGGCATGGAGGCCGCGGTGGTGAATGTGATTGAGCCGGGCGATTCGATGCTGGTGTGCGTTAACGGCGTGTTTGGCGGCCGCATGGCTGACGTGGCCGAACGAGCCGGCGCCAAAGTAACCAAAGTGGAACGGCCCTGGGGCGAAGTTTTTTCTCCTGCCGATCTGAAAGAGCTCCTGGCGAAAGCCCAGCCGAAAGTAGTGGGCATTGTCATGGCCGAAACTTCCACCGGCGCTCGGCAGCCGCTGGAGGAAATCAGCCGACTGGTTCACGAGGCCGGCGCTTTGCTGCTGGTCGATGCAGTTACGTCGCTGGGGGGCATTCCGGTCGAAACAGATCGTTGGCAGCTCGACATTGTGTATTCCGGCACGCAAAAATGTCTGAGTTGCCCGCCGGGTTTAGCGCCCATTACGTTTAGTCCCGCAGCGATGAAAAAAATTCACGCTCGCAAAACGAAAGTTCAAAGTTGGTATCTGGATGTCACGATGCTCTCGCAATACTGGGGTCAGGAGCGCGTATATCATCACACAGCCCCGATCAACATGACGTACGGCCTGTATGAAGCGTTGCAGGTGATTGGGGAGGAAGGATTGGAAAATTGCTGGGCCCGCCATGCCCGGCACCATGCGGCGCTGAAAGCCGGACTGGCGGCGATTGGCATCGGTTATTCCGCCAGCGAAGGGCATCAGCTCCCGATGCTG
This window contains:
- a CDS encoding alanine--glyoxylate aminotransferase family protein is translated as MAAPLNPPVRILLGPGPSDIHPRVLAAMSKPTVGHLDPYYLELMNGMQQMLRELFRTKNEMTMAISGTGSAGMEAAVVNVIEPGDSMLVCVNGVFGGRMADVAERAGAKVTKVERPWGEVFSPADLKELLAKAQPKVVGIVMAETSTGARQPLEEISRLVHEAGALLLVDAVTSLGGIPVETDRWQLDIVYSGTQKCLSCPPGLAPITFSPAAMKKIHARKTKVQSWYLDVTMLSQYWGQERVYHHTAPINMTYGLYEALQVIGEEGLENCWARHARHHAALKAGLAAIGIGYSASEGHQLPMLNAVKIPAGVDDAAVRRGLLERFGIEIGGGLGAFKGKVWRIGLMGYGARANDVLLLLSALEQLLAEQGHKFSHGAALAAANEFYQSHK